The proteins below are encoded in one region of Myxococcales bacterium:
- a CDS encoding cation-translocating P-type ATPase has protein sequence MELVFQLSAVKKHANPLPVIAEMKQDTLPCSGCGASMDQLRAPHVVAFEEGLSFFCSDQCLKKLKEHSARPSFEALRPARVSRSPVPLAPVNTNSIQSPGFLIETRRRWFIAAVTLSTLSLLMAAFAARSWIALLCTALSTTSVGIAFYVVREKHLTRNIFLGLGCIGTLLINAQAWMLVAEKSNASFVLAGAACCSLVVLFRVYTEIQVLRPIVAILRSMRKALPHIAKKPRQDDRNPTQVAFDLCNSEEVSVGEEILLLAGDSAPVDGTIRAGQAEAFPFPASKTLISVRPGQNLIAGTQVVRGALRMVATATRDQRLPLRSLSSPRTILKTPLSPATLHQAMYRWGLVAFAFAALFLLIIVDGIASKLGMLGLLCVVTPFVSLSRSGYIQLLLASFSAQNRGIFFNDLHALYRAGAVDTVAARSRGIVTEGRLQVVDVEWIDNSAMSKALALILSAESNFSQQPIAQALVRYASDHCKEPTALAHPTLSPGEGITGNTQEGEAFVIGNRQMLLNQGVSIAVAEETLKKAETLGRTTVLVAIGGKMVAVFAMQDEPSPHARVAVQRLSDLGIEVMLLSGDQKRTVEVMAAHLGIDYIKAELSPPERAHEIKKLREGGSVVAVVGDPSLDEILLREANIPIPLSSAGKGVSFNDSMALVGSDLRDAADGLWIAQACHRGIRKKIFAALTVGSCLMANTMFGQLPIMIGALAAFALDFYALLAPRRLQRRIDLRVPCRSW, from the coding sequence ATGGAACTGGTTTTCCAGTTGTCTGCAGTAAAAAAGCACGCTAATCCGCTGCCTGTGATTGCTGAAATGAAACAAGATACTCTCCCCTGCAGTGGTTGCGGCGCAAGCATGGACCAACTGCGTGCACCTCATGTTGTTGCATTTGAAGAGGGCTTGTCCTTTTTCTGCTCCGATCAGTGCTTAAAAAAACTCAAGGAACATAGTGCACGGCCAAGCTTCGAAGCGCTTCGCCCTGCTCGTGTATCACGATCGCCCGTGCCGCTTGCTCCCGTTAACACCAACAGCATTCAGTCGCCAGGCTTTTTAATCGAAACAAGGCGCCGCTGGTTCATCGCCGCCGTGACACTCTCTACGCTATCCCTTCTGATGGCTGCTTTTGCAGCACGCTCATGGATAGCACTTCTTTGCACCGCACTTAGCACCACAAGCGTTGGCATCGCGTTCTATGTTGTTCGAGAAAAACATTTAACTCGAAACATTTTTCTGGGACTGGGCTGCATTGGTACCTTACTCATCAATGCGCAAGCGTGGATGCTCGTAGCCGAGAAAAGCAATGCCAGCTTCGTATTAGCCGGCGCGGCTTGTTGTTCGTTGGTGGTTCTGTTTCGCGTCTACACAGAAATACAAGTTTTGCGGCCCATAGTGGCCATCCTGCGCAGCATGCGCAAGGCCCTACCGCACATTGCCAAAAAGCCACGACAGGACGATCGGAACCCAACTCAGGTTGCTTTTGATCTTTGCAATAGTGAAGAAGTATCGGTGGGAGAGGAGATCTTGCTTCTTGCGGGCGATAGCGCACCTGTTGACGGAACGATTCGCGCTGGACAAGCAGAAGCCTTTCCCTTCCCGGCTTCAAAGACACTCATATCCGTCAGGCCAGGACAGAATCTTATTGCAGGAACCCAAGTGGTTCGAGGTGCGCTACGCATGGTAGCGACAGCCACGCGCGATCAACGCCTACCTTTGCGATCGCTAAGTTCGCCGCGCACCATCCTAAAGACACCGCTGTCACCCGCAACCCTGCATCAAGCCATGTACCGTTGGGGCTTGGTTGCCTTTGCTTTTGCAGCTCTATTTTTACTCATTATTGTCGATGGTATCGCAAGCAAACTCGGCATGCTTGGGTTGCTTTGTGTCGTCACCCCTTTTGTATCCCTGTCTCGCAGTGGCTATATCCAGCTCTTGCTTGCTTCGTTCTCAGCGCAAAATCGCGGGATCTTTTTTAATGATCTTCATGCGTTATATCGAGCTGGTGCAGTGGACACCGTGGCCGCACGAAGCCGCGGCATTGTCACAGAAGGCCGATTGCAAGTCGTTGATGTCGAATGGATCGATAACAGTGCGATGAGTAAAGCCCTCGCGCTGATTCTCTCCGCGGAAAGCAACTTTAGCCAACAGCCTATCGCCCAGGCCTTAGTACGTTACGCCAGTGACCACTGCAAAGAGCCGACAGCTCTCGCGCACCCGACACTCAGTCCTGGAGAAGGGATCACCGGAAACACACAAGAGGGAGAAGCTTTTGTGATCGGTAATCGGCAAATGCTGCTCAATCAAGGCGTTAGCATCGCCGTTGCAGAAGAAACCCTAAAAAAAGCTGAAACGCTTGGCCGCACCACGGTATTGGTCGCCATCGGCGGAAAAATGGTGGCTGTCTTTGCTATGCAAGATGAGCCAAGCCCACATGCCAGAGTCGCCGTCCAACGTCTCTCCGACCTTGGCATCGAAGTCATGCTCCTTTCGGGAGACCAAAAACGTACAGTCGAAGTCATGGCTGCACACCTTGGTATTGATTACATCAAAGCTGAACTTTCGCCCCCCGAGCGCGCCCATGAAATTAAAAAACTCCGCGAAGGAGGAAGCGTAGTGGCAGTCGTTGGGGATCCGAGCCTTGATGAAATCCTTCTGCGAGAAGCGAATATACCCATCCCACTAAGCTCCGCTGGCAAAGGCGTTTCCTTTAACGACAGCATGGCTTTGGTGGGTAGCGACTTGCGAGATGCGGCCGATGGTCTGTGGATTGCGCAGGCCTGCCACCGCGGCATCCGCAAAAAAATCTTCGCAGCCCTCACCGTCGGAAGCTGTCTTATGGCAAACACCATGTTTGGACAACTCCCTATCATGATCGGGGCTTTGGCCGCCTTTGCGCTTGATTTTTACGCCTTGCTTGCGCCACGGCGCTTGCAACGACGAATTGACCTCCGCGTCCCATGCCGTTCATGGTAG
- the argH gene encoding argininosuccinate lyase, translated as MTSSKIWGGRFEQGVDELAADFSASVEVDQRLALCDIQGSIAHVHMLQSTKIRKDDEAKALLAGLEQIRDEVSAGKLKWDPKLEDIHMNIEALLTSRVGEVGGRLHTARSRNDQVATDMRLWTRQATVDLINDLDQLLTVLYERAEQHQDTLLPGYTHLQRAQPTRLAHHLLAWSEKFERDRSRFIDANSRLNECPLGAGALSTTTFPIDRHQTAKELAFERPMSNSLDAVSDRDFLAEFLFAISLCAVHLSRLCEELVLWSSQEFAFVDLGDAFTTGSSMMPQKKNPDMAELVRGKTGRAVGNLVNLLVTLKGLPLTYNRDMQEDKAPAFEAFDSLHSSLRVMAAMLDAATFHSETMKAALRTGYLDATEIADYLSTKDVPFREAHSIAGQLVQKAIKLGKTLNELELSDMKNISPLIEQDIYAVLDPETAIERRDVFGGPSKKRVKEALHALQKRLKSRGISI; from the coding sequence ATGACGTCTAGCAAAATCTGGGGTGGACGCTTCGAGCAGGGAGTCGATGAATTAGCTGCGGATTTCAGCGCTTCGGTCGAGGTCGATCAGCGCCTTGCCCTCTGCGACATTCAAGGCTCGATAGCCCACGTCCACATGCTCCAATCGACCAAGATCCGAAAAGACGATGAGGCCAAAGCCCTCCTCGCAGGGCTTGAACAAATCCGCGATGAAGTGAGCGCTGGAAAATTAAAGTGGGATCCAAAGCTTGAAGATATTCATATGAATATAGAAGCCTTGCTCACTTCTCGCGTTGGTGAAGTCGGTGGGCGCTTGCATACCGCACGAAGCCGGAACGACCAAGTTGCAACTGATATGCGTCTTTGGACACGGCAAGCCACAGTCGACCTCATCAACGATCTTGACCAACTTCTTACCGTTCTTTACGAACGAGCAGAGCAACATCAAGACACGCTACTGCCTGGCTACACGCACCTTCAACGCGCCCAACCCACACGGCTGGCGCATCATTTGCTTGCTTGGTCTGAAAAATTCGAAAGGGACCGCAGCCGTTTCATCGATGCAAACTCACGTCTAAACGAATGCCCCCTTGGAGCCGGTGCACTTAGCACCACGACCTTTCCTATCGATCGGCACCAGACGGCGAAAGAACTCGCATTTGAACGCCCGATGAGCAATTCGCTTGATGCCGTATCCGATCGTGATTTTCTAGCTGAATTTCTTTTTGCTATCTCACTTTGTGCAGTTCATCTTTCACGCCTCTGTGAGGAGCTCGTGTTGTGGAGCAGCCAAGAGTTTGCTTTCGTTGATTTGGGCGATGCCTTTACCACCGGCTCTTCAATGATGCCTCAAAAGAAAAATCCGGACATGGCCGAGCTTGTTCGAGGTAAGACCGGCAGAGCCGTCGGCAATCTCGTAAACTTACTCGTCACTTTAAAGGGTCTCCCTCTGACCTACAATCGCGACATGCAAGAAGACAAAGCCCCCGCGTTTGAGGCCTTTGATTCATTGCACAGCTCGCTTCGTGTCATGGCAGCCATGCTTGATGCCGCCACCTTTCATAGCGAGACGATGAAAGCTGCGCTTCGCACAGGCTATCTCGATGCCACCGAAATTGCCGATTATCTGAGCACAAAGGATGTACCGTTTAGAGAAGCACACAGCATCGCCGGACAGTTAGTTCAAAAAGCCATCAAGCTCGGTAAAACACTTAATGAGCTTGAGTTAAGTGACATGAAAAACATAAGCCCTCTTATCGAGCAAGACATTTATGCGGTTCTCGATCCTGAAACCGCTATCGAACGCCGTGACGTTTTTGGTGGCCCGTCGAAAAAGCGGGTTAAAGAAGCACTGCATGCGCTGCAAAAACGTCTTAAAAGCCGCGGCATTTCCATCTAA
- a CDS encoding ketoacyl-ACP synthase III: MPGTTIIGTGHFVPGEPVHNDALARVMDTNDDWIHQRTGIRQRYYAEDGTGSSDLGKEAAVRALKAAKVSPEEVDYILCATMTPEFVYPGSGGLLGAKLGIPGVPALDIRMQCAAIPFALQVADGLINTGAANTVLLVGAEVQSGFMPWNDWDTVRGRAQNKIPQEDWDKATRQRGVSVLFGDGAGAFVLRKSEIEGHGLIGSALYTDGRDVKLIYVQGGGFTKHPYVSKETLENDDLYPRMQGRDLFKSAAVRLPKAVREVCLRCNINIDDIDYFVAHQANDRINEAVRHSLKVPTEKIPSNIAKYGNTSAATIPILLDELILEGRVKKGDLLCFLALGAGLHWGASLLRL; the protein is encoded by the coding sequence ATGCCAGGCACAACGATCATCGGAACCGGACATTTTGTCCCAGGCGAACCCGTACACAACGATGCCCTTGCGCGCGTCATGGATACCAATGACGATTGGATTCATCAGCGCACTGGCATTCGTCAACGCTACTATGCCGAAGACGGCACCGGCAGCAGCGACCTTGGAAAAGAAGCCGCCGTTCGAGCACTTAAGGCTGCCAAAGTCAGCCCCGAAGAGGTTGACTACATTCTTTGCGCGACCATGACACCCGAATTTGTCTATCCAGGTTCAGGTGGATTACTGGGTGCAAAGCTTGGTATTCCGGGCGTACCAGCCCTGGATATTCGTATGCAGTGCGCAGCAATTCCATTTGCTTTACAGGTAGCCGACGGTCTGATTAACACCGGCGCTGCGAATACTGTTCTGCTGGTAGGTGCTGAAGTTCAATCAGGTTTTATGCCCTGGAACGATTGGGATACCGTTCGTGGACGTGCTCAAAATAAAATCCCACAAGAAGACTGGGATAAAGCCACCCGCCAACGCGGTGTATCGGTCCTTTTCGGCGATGGCGCCGGCGCCTTCGTACTACGCAAGTCCGAAATCGAAGGCCATGGCTTGATCGGTAGCGCACTCTACACAGACGGTCGCGATGTCAAACTCATCTACGTGCAAGGCGGTGGTTTCACAAAACACCCTTACGTTTCAAAAGAGACTCTCGAAAACGACGATCTTTACCCACGCATGCAAGGACGCGATTTATTTAAGAGCGCCGCTGTTCGTCTTCCGAAGGCCGTGCGTGAAGTGTGTCTGCGCTGCAATATCAACATCGATGACATCGACTATTTCGTCGCGCATCAAGCCAACGACCGCATCAACGAAGCAGTAAGGCACTCTCTTAAAGTTCCAACAGAAAAGATTCCCTCAAACATTGCTAAATACGGCAACACCTCTGCCGCCACTATTCCCATTTTGCTCGATGAGTTGATTTTGGAAGGTCGCGTCAAAAAGGGTGACTTGCTCTGCTTCTTGGCATTGGGCGCTGGCTTGCATTGGGGCGCAAGCTTACTGCGACTTTAG
- the mtnA gene encoding S-methyl-5-thioribose-1-phosphate isomerase, whose amino-acid sequence MFSIEYDPIDAQVLLLDQRLLPHEIKYYRYAGVSDVAKAITDMVVRGAPAIGITAGYALAALSKRSTGAGFFQAIERGADELVAARPTAVNLKWAAARMLETARLIQDEAHETRAARMQQEAEAIHLEDLHACKTMGKLGAEHVPDGGTVVTHCNTGALATGGYGTALGVIRAAHAMGKDFKVFCCETRPYLQGARLSAWELSEAGIDVEVITDSMAGHFLKRGEINFAVVGSDRIAANGDVANKIGTYGLAVLCRAHDVPFTVAAPWSTVDLETPNGEAIPIEERSSEEVATIFGKRIVAKGIVCRHPAFDVTPAKYVDYVFTERGSFRPAQGEGPSLFSRSLGLKSQ is encoded by the coding sequence ATATTTTCGATCGAATACGATCCGATTGATGCGCAAGTACTGCTTTTGGATCAACGGCTTTTGCCGCACGAGATCAAGTACTATCGCTACGCCGGTGTAAGCGATGTTGCAAAAGCTATCACTGATATGGTGGTGCGTGGTGCCCCTGCGATTGGCATCACGGCAGGCTATGCGCTTGCGGCGCTCTCAAAACGCAGCACAGGGGCTGGTTTTTTTCAGGCTATTGAACGCGGCGCCGATGAGCTTGTGGCAGCCAGACCCACCGCTGTGAATTTAAAATGGGCAGCAGCACGCATGCTCGAGACGGCGCGACTCATTCAGGATGAAGCGCACGAAACAAGAGCAGCGCGCATGCAGCAAGAAGCAGAGGCTATTCATCTCGAGGATCTTCATGCTTGCAAAACCATGGGAAAGCTCGGCGCTGAGCATGTACCGGATGGCGGCACAGTCGTGACACATTGCAATACCGGCGCGCTAGCCACCGGAGGCTACGGTACAGCGCTTGGTGTGATCCGAGCAGCTCATGCCATGGGTAAAGATTTCAAAGTGTTTTGTTGCGAGACACGACCTTATTTGCAAGGGGCGCGCTTGAGCGCATGGGAGCTCAGCGAAGCCGGAATTGATGTCGAAGTGATTACCGATTCGATGGCTGGGCATTTTCTGAAGCGCGGGGAAATCAACTTTGCCGTAGTTGGCTCGGACCGCATTGCTGCCAATGGCGATGTTGCCAACAAAATAGGAACATACGGTCTGGCTGTTTTGTGTAGAGCGCATGATGTGCCCTTTACTGTAGCTGCTCCCTGGAGCACGGTGGATCTTGAAACTCCCAATGGAGAAGCGATTCCGATCGAAGAGCGTAGCTCAGAAGAAGTGGCTACGATCTTCGGCAAGCGTATCGTGGCAAAAGGAATCGTTTGCCGTCATCCGGCGTTTGATGTGACGCCTGCAAAGTACGTGGACTATGTCTTCACAGAGCGAGGAAGCTTCCGTCCTGCGCAGGGTGAAGGCCCAAGTTTATTTTCTCGATCGCTAGGCCTAAAGTCGCAGTAA
- the gatA gene encoding Asp-tRNA(Asn)/Glu-tRNA(Gln) amidotransferase subunit GatA produces the protein MEKLYQLGVVDIADKVRSGELGAVEVTQAFLNRASELNPKLDAFLTLDGERALAQAAQVDRKRKQGSDPGKLAGVPIALKDNICTRGIRTTCASKILEHYVPPYDAHVVERLRDAGAVVLGKTNLDEFAMGSSNENSAYATVKNPWELGHVPGGSSGGSAAATAASLCAVSLGSDTGGSVRQPGSFCGVMAVKPTYGRVSRFGLIAFASSLDQIGPMARSSKDAARTLAAIAGYDDRDATSVERPVDDYEAACGKPIKGLRIGVVKESFADGSDPEVVSALKEAIKQLQAQGASVEELELPHAKHAVSVYYLVATAEASSNLARFDGMRYGLRVDGEDLRDTYNKSRGQGFGPEVKRRIMLGTYALSAGYYDAFYLKATKVRTLIRNDYTEAFKNCDVVLSPTAPTPAFAFGARTGDPLAMYLEDIFTLPASLAGVPAVNVPCGFSKNGLPIGMQLCAPAFEEGLLFKVASAYEQLSDWHLKRPSEFA, from the coding sequence ATGGAAAAGCTTTACCAATTGGGCGTCGTTGATATTGCCGACAAAGTTAGAAGTGGTGAGCTTGGGGCAGTCGAAGTAACGCAAGCGTTTTTGAATCGAGCAAGTGAACTCAATCCTAAGCTTGATGCCTTTCTGACTTTGGATGGAGAGCGTGCGCTGGCGCAAGCCGCACAAGTGGATCGCAAGCGAAAGCAAGGGAGTGATCCTGGAAAGCTTGCGGGTGTTCCCATCGCGCTAAAAGACAATATTTGTACGCGAGGAATCCGTACGACCTGCGCTTCAAAAATTCTGGAACACTATGTACCGCCTTACGATGCTCATGTGGTTGAGCGTTTAAGGGACGCTGGCGCAGTCGTCTTGGGCAAAACAAATCTTGATGAGTTTGCCATGGGCTCTTCAAACGAAAACTCGGCATACGCAACGGTTAAAAACCCATGGGAGCTAGGGCATGTGCCGGGTGGCTCCTCGGGTGGTTCTGCTGCAGCTACGGCGGCATCGCTGTGTGCTGTATCCTTAGGCAGCGATACTGGTGGATCCGTCAGGCAACCGGGTTCGTTTTGCGGTGTGATGGCAGTTAAGCCTACCTACGGACGCGTTTCGCGCTTCGGACTGATTGCCTTCGCTTCATCGCTTGATCAAATCGGACCGATGGCACGAAGCAGCAAAGATGCGGCGCGCACGCTTGCAGCGATTGCCGGCTACGATGATCGCGATGCGACGAGCGTGGAGCGGCCTGTGGATGACTACGAGGCGGCGTGCGGAAAGCCAATCAAGGGTTTGCGCATCGGGGTGGTCAAAGAGAGCTTTGCTGATGGGAGCGACCCTGAAGTCGTCTCGGCTCTCAAAGAAGCTATCAAGCAGCTGCAAGCGCAAGGCGCAAGTGTTGAAGAGCTCGAGTTGCCTCACGCAAAACATGCTGTATCGGTGTACTACCTTGTGGCGACCGCTGAAGCGTCCTCAAACTTGGCGCGTTTTGATGGCATGCGTTATGGACTTCGAGTCGATGGCGAAGATCTTCGTGATACCTACAACAAGTCACGCGGGCAAGGCTTTGGTCCGGAAGTCAAACGACGCATTATGCTCGGAACCTATGCACTTTCAGCGGGTTACTACGATGCCTTTTATCTCAAGGCGACCAAAGTCCGCACCTTGATCCGCAACGACTACACCGAGGCTTTCAAAAACTGTGATGTGGTCCTTTCGCCAACCGCTCCGACACCAGCGTTTGCTTTCGGGGCACGCACTGGGGATCCTCTGGCGATGTATTTGGAGGATATCTTTACCTTACCTGCGAGCTTGGCTGGGGTTCCAGCGGTCAATGTGCCTTGTGGTTTTTCAAAAAACGGTTTGCCAATCGGCATGCAACTTTGTGCACCGGCTTTTGAAGAAGGGCTGCTTTTTAAGGTGGCTTCTGCGTACGAGCAGCTAAGCGATTGGCATCTAAAGCGACCTTCTGAGTTTGCCTAG
- the gatC gene encoding Asp-tRNA(Asn)/Glu-tRNA(Gln) amidotransferase subunit GatC, whose product MAQDKIKPEEVQHVANLARLALNAEQLEAMSGQLNAILEYIASLDALDVRGVEPTVYPGLDQMKLREDVVKDTLARDEAFAQAPKTADGGFAVPKVMEG is encoded by the coding sequence ATGGCGCAAGACAAAATAAAACCCGAAGAAGTACAGCATGTGGCCAATCTGGCTCGGCTTGCACTGAACGCAGAGCAACTTGAAGCAATGAGCGGTCAGCTCAACGCCATTTTGGAGTACATCGCGAGTTTGGATGCTTTGGATGTTCGCGGCGTTGAGCCAACCGTTTACCCGGGTTTGGATCAAATGAAGCTTCGTGAGGATGTTGTTAAAGACACCTTGGCACGTGATGAAGCTTTTGCCCAAGCGCCCAAGACCGCCGACGGTGGTTTTGCAGTACCGAAAGTGATGGAAGGCTAG
- a CDS encoding response regulator produces MNTIDPWIAETLGIPVFSEDFEGKVACNPSAQKLIGPEPASDMLNLLRRICRDDALLERVIEAGRSGKRDALLIESKAGSGITTWQALVLPERDGWQLWLAPATLRQSIEVQKRAALADAAASVSHEISNALGAIMGWAQMGASCPTLPSRAADAFEHIESSAEAAKSVTRAMLEASSDGVVRNSTIDASSLLLQIQRLLTPAARKANVTLLADVHEELMVKCSRTDLWTAIWSLLKNAIEAMEHGGRIELSAYEKGDKVFISVQDNGPGMSAKLRRESFVPYFTTKESGTGLGLALVKRAVENMHGHIELFTKPKQGTRFEIELPSAKLEATERKQSSGIKHSDMPVSAKVLVVEDDASLMELVSTGLSLQGAQVTAMRSGKEALALNDHFDVALIDMLLGDMRGDELLSQLRSSKRVDRAILVSGQPEPHAFASGGVPNLWLRKPYELRILAQSIQQLLSEQEKKAHSA; encoded by the coding sequence ATGAATACCATCGATCCATGGATTGCAGAAACACTCGGAATTCCCGTTTTTAGCGAGGACTTTGAAGGGAAAGTGGCCTGTAATCCAAGCGCCCAGAAGCTCATAGGACCCGAGCCTGCAAGCGATATGTTGAATTTGCTGCGCAGGATCTGCCGAGATGACGCTCTGCTGGAGCGCGTGATTGAAGCCGGCCGAAGCGGTAAACGTGACGCCCTCCTCATTGAGTCAAAAGCAGGATCGGGAATCACAACCTGGCAGGCCTTGGTACTGCCTGAACGCGATGGCTGGCAGCTTTGGCTTGCACCCGCCACGCTCAGACAATCCATTGAAGTCCAAAAACGCGCCGCCTTAGCCGATGCAGCTGCAAGCGTGAGCCACGAGATCAGCAATGCCCTTGGCGCGATCATGGGTTGGGCCCAAATGGGAGCCAGCTGCCCGACGCTGCCATCACGCGCTGCCGACGCTTTTGAGCACATCGAATCAAGTGCTGAAGCTGCAAAATCCGTAACACGGGCTATGCTCGAGGCCTCAAGCGATGGCGTGGTTCGCAACAGCACCATCGATGCATCATCGCTTCTACTACAGATTCAACGCTTGCTTACGCCAGCTGCTCGCAAAGCAAACGTGACCTTGCTTGCAGATGTTCACGAGGAGCTGATGGTTAAGTGTTCGCGCACTGATCTATGGACAGCCATTTGGAGTCTCTTAAAGAACGCTATCGAAGCCATGGAGCACGGTGGCCGTATTGAACTCTCCGCCTATGAAAAAGGCGACAAAGTTTTTATCAGCGTGCAAGACAACGGGCCTGGAATGAGCGCTAAACTTAGACGCGAATCCTTTGTGCCCTATTTTACAACGAAAGAAAGCGGCACAGGTCTTGGGCTTGCCTTGGTCAAACGCGCGGTCGAAAACATGCACGGCCACATCGAGTTATTCACCAAACCAAAACAAGGCACGCGCTTTGAGATCGAGCTTCCTTCCGCCAAACTCGAAGCCACTGAACGCAAACAGTCATCCGGTATAAAACACTCGGATATGCCAGTGAGCGCCAAAGTACTGGTTGTGGAAGACGATGCATCCTTGATGGAACTTGTCTCGACTGGCCTTTCCTTGCAAGGCGCCCAAGTGACGGCTATGCGATCCGGCAAAGAAGCCTTAGCCCTCAACGATCACTTTGATGTTGCGTTGATTGACATGCTGCTTGGCGATATGCGCGGTGATGAATTGCTTTCGCAGCTACGCAGCTCTAAGCGTGTCGATAGAGCCATTCTAGTGAGCGGACAGCCCGAACCACACGCCTTTGCCTCTGGTGGCGTTCCCAATCTATGGCTGCGCAAACCATATGAACTTCGCATCTTGGCTCAAAGCATCCAACAACTCCTGAGCGAACAGGAAAAAAAAGCCCATAGCGCTTGA
- a CDS encoding GMC family oxidoreductase N-terminal domain-containing protein: protein MGKWAMEDVADFVIVGSGAGGATAAYVLSAAGFSVLILEEGAYLQSKARPKEALKAMSQSMRGFGAQTTDSAVPIPLLQGVCVGGSTAINSGIIWRMPQDVRKLWKDQHGLDELVNENALHRIYERIEKLLGVQSTDSSLWGGNGHKLADAASAMHLKGKAMERNAAQCKGSGRCVQGCPNGARQSMDVSLIPLSIDQGARLFTGARALQVVIKQGRATGVTGKISGAWSAYW from the coding sequence ATGGGCAAGTGGGCCATGGAAGACGTCGCTGATTTTGTGATCGTGGGCTCAGGAGCCGGCGGAGCAACGGCTGCCTACGTGCTTAGTGCTGCGGGCTTCTCGGTGCTTATCCTCGAAGAAGGTGCTTATTTGCAAAGCAAAGCACGACCCAAAGAAGCTCTTAAAGCCATGTCCCAGAGCATGCGAGGTTTTGGCGCGCAAACCACCGACAGCGCCGTACCCATCCCTTTGCTGCAAGGCGTGTGCGTCGGCGGCAGCACCGCCATTAACAGCGGCATCATCTGGCGCATGCCGCAAGACGTCCGCAAGCTGTGGAAAGATCAGCATGGTCTTGATGAGCTCGTAAACGAAAACGCTCTACATCGCATTTACGAGCGCATCGAAAAATTGCTTGGGGTGCAAAGCACCGATTCAAGCTTGTGGGGAGGTAACGGGCATAAGCTTGCTGACGCTGCAAGCGCAATGCATCTCAAGGGCAAAGCCATGGAGCGCAATGCCGCACAATGCAAAGGCAGTGGTCGTTGCGTGCAGGGTTGTCCAAACGGAGCACGGCAAAGCATGGATGTGTCTTTGATACCGCTGTCCATTGATCAGGGCGCTCGGCTTTTCACTGGGGCGCGCGCTTTGCAAGTTGTCATCAAGCAGGGCCGTGCAACCGGAGTCACTGGTAAGATTTCAGGGGCCTGGTCGGCCTACTGGTAA